In Planctomycetota bacterium, the DNA window ATCCATGCTGGCGGCCGGCGCCATCGCCGGGGGCTCCGTTCTTGCCGACGAGCAGGTCTTCTACGGCGACGCCGACGGCTTCGGCTTCGGCGCGCCGGAGGTCGACGGCGCCCTGTGGCGCGACGGCCTGGGCGGGGTCTTCTTTACCGACTACCGCGACGCCGGCGATATCGCCTCGGCGCCGATGACCGACTGGTGGGACGCGTTCGGCACGCAGACGTGGACATTCGACTACGACCCGAGCGGCATCGACTCGGCCAATCTGCACTTCTACGCCGCCGGTTATGGCGACTTCACCGGCCCGGCGGAGGTCTTCGTGGAGGGCACGCTGCTGGCGACGCTCGACTTTGCCGGCCAGTTCCAGACGACCCACATCATCGACCTGGACGTGCCGACCGGCCTCCTCGATGGGTCCACCAGCGTGGAGTTCCGCACGCCGGACGGCGACGGCTACATCGTCGATTACGCCCGCCTCGATCTCATCGGCGACGACTGCCGCGTCGATCTCGACGGCGACGGCGAGCTCACCATCTTCGATTTCCTCGAATTCCAGAACCTCTTCGACGCCGGCGATCCGGCCGCCGACTTCGACGGCGACGGCTCGCTGACGATCTTCGACTTCCTCGAATTCCAGAACGAGTTCGACGTCGGCTGCGGCTGAACTTCTACATCCACGCGAACGGCTTGGCGTCCGCCATCGAGACGACGAACTCGGCGGCGGGCATCGCCTCGGCCAGCCGATCCCGCAGCCGGGGCAGGTAGCCCCGCTCGGTGTTGGTGTGGCCCGCCAGCAGCACGCCGCAGCTGCGCCGCAGCAGGCCGAGGGCCTCGTGGTGGCTCATCTCGCCGGTGACGAACAGCTCGCAGCCGGCGGCGACCGCGGCCTCGCCCAGCGACGCCCCCGCGCCCGGGCACACGCCGACGACGCGGACCGCCTCGCCGGCGTCGCCGCTCGCCGCCGCCACCTTCACCGCCGGGATGCCCAGGAACGCCTTGAGCCGCTCGGCGATCTCCGCGGGCGACGCCGGCCGATCGAGCACGAGCCGCCGCCCCGCGCCCGCGTGCCGCACGGGCCCGGGCAGCAGCTCGTACAGGTCGATCGCGGGCTCTTCGTACGGATGGAACTGCCGCAGCGTCTCGATCGCGATCGCCAGCGCCTTGCGGGAGCAGACCATCTCCAGCCGCAGCTCGGGCGCCCGCTCGAAGGTGCCCGCCGCCCCGACCGCCGGCGACGTGCCCTCGCCGCCCAGGAAGGTGCCCACGCCCTCGGCCGCGAACGAGCAGGCCGAGTAGGCGCCGATGCGGCCCGCGCCGGCGCTCGCCAGCGCGTTGCGGAGCTGGTCGGCGTCCTTCGCGGGCACGAAGGTGACGATCTTGACCTCCTGCGTCGGTGGCCGCTCCAGCTGCGGCTCGAGCGCCCGCACGTCGCCGGCGATCGTCCCCTCCTCCATCGAGCCGCTGATCGCCTCGCACAGCCAGTCGGTCATCCCGCCGGCGGCCGCATCCAGGCTGCTGTGCGGGCTGACGACCGCCATGCCAGCCGCCACCGCCTCGAGCAGCATGCGGCCCATCGCCGTCTCGTCGGTCAGCCGCTGGATGGGCCGGAAGATCGGCGGGTGGTAGCACAGCAGCGCCGAGGCGCCCAGGCCCACCGCCTCGGCCAGCACCGCCTCGGACAGGTCGATGGTCAGCACCACCGGCCCCGCCAGCTCGTGCGTTCGCGCGCCCACCAGCAGCCCGACGTTGTCCCACGCGCCGGCGTAGCGCAGCGGCGCGATCGCCTCAAGCCCGCCCATCAGGTCGCCCACGCTTGCCATTGCCGCGATGGTAGAGGCACGCCTCGCTACCGTCGGCCGTGACGCGGACGCTCCGCCTGCGGGCCCACGCCAAGCTCAACCTCGCGCTCGCGGTAGCGCCCGCCGAGCCACCGGGCTCGCCCCGGGCCGGCTGGCACCGCATCTGCTCGTGGATGCACGCCATCGAGCTGCACGACGACGTCGAGATCTCCCTCGACCCGGCGCTCGACGCACCCGTCGTCGGCGTCCGCTGGGCCGACGACGCGCCGCGGCACGCGGGCGAGCCCGTGGCCTGGCCAACCCAGAGCGACCTGGCCGCCCGCGCGATGGCCGCGGTCGCCGACGCCGCCGGCGGCATCCCGCCCGTCCGCATCGCCGTCCGCAAGCGGATCCCCGACGGCGGCGGGCTGGGCGGGGGTTCGGCCGACGCGGCCGCCGTCCTCCGGGGCCTCGACGCGCTCCTGGAGCTCGGGCTGGGCCGCGTACGCCTCGGCGAGCTGGCCGCCGGCCTGGGCAGCGACGTGGCGTTCTTCCTCGACGACGGCCCGACGGACGCGCCGCCGAGGCCCGCGATCGTGTCGGGCTTCGGAGACGCCATCGAGCGGCTCGGGCCCGTCGAGGCCGACGTTTCGCTCTTCTGCCCGGGCTTCGGCTGCCCGACGGCCGAGGTCTATGCCGCCTTCGACGCCGCGCACCCGCCGGCCTTCCGGGATGCCGACGTCCGCCGGCTCGCGTCGGCCACGCCCGAAGGTGCGACGCTCTTCAACGACCTGGCGCCCGCGGCCGAACGCGTCCGCCCGCCGCTCGCGGAGGTCCGCCGACGCCTGGCCGCGGCGCACGAAGCGCCCGTGCGCCTGACCGGCAGCGGCTCGACGCTGTTCGCGCTCTCGCCGCACGCCGCCGACGCCTGGCGACACACCAGCGACGGCGTTGCGCTCCGAACGCGGCTGGTGTAAGTCTCGCTACGATAAGGGCGTATGAGCGATGCACCCGGCCAATCCCGGCTACCCGCCTCACCAGCACTCTCGCCCAACCAGCTGCTCGTTGGCGTCGACGTCGGCGCCACGGGCTCGCGCGCGGGCGTAGTGGACGCGGCGGGCCACGTGCTCGGCCGCGCCAAGCGCGAGACCCCTCGCGACCCCGCCGACGCCGCCCGCGTCGTCGCCGAGATCGTCCGCGAGGCGTGCCAGGCCGCCGGCATCGCGGTCCCGCCCCGCCTGGGCATCGGGGTGCCGGGGCCGGTCGCCCGGAACGCCATCACCGCCGCCGTCAACCTTGGGTGGCGTGACGTGCCCTTCGCACGCCTCGCCGCCGAACAACTCGGGGTGCCCTGCACGCTGCTCAACGACGTCGACGCCGCCGCCCGCGCCGAGCACCAAGCCGGGGCGGCGGCGGGCCAGTCCGACGTGCTCGCCGTCTGGATCGGCACGGGCGTCGGCGGCGGCGCGATCCTGGGCAACACGCCCCTCGCCGGGGCCTGCGGCGTCGCCGCCGAGATCGGCCACGCCGTCATCGACGTGCACGCACCCCCGGATCGCCGGCTGGTCGAGCACCGCTGCTCCCGCCGGGCCATCCTCGGCGAGATCCGCCTGCGCGTCGACCGCGGGGGCGCCACGGCCCTCCGCGAGGTCGCCCCCGCCGCCGTCGCCGACGCCTACCGCGCGGGCGACGATCTCGTCGCGGGCGTGGTCGACGAGGCCATGGACGTGCTCGGCGCCGCCGTCGCGAGCGCCTGCGCCATCCTCGGCACCCGCTTCGTCGTGGTGGGCGGCGCCCTCGCCGAGATGCTGGGCCCCGCCGTGTGCGACCGCGTCGGCCGCGCCGCCAACGCCGACGCCTTCCCGCCCGGCAGCGACATCGACGTGCGGCTGAGCGCCTTCGGCGACGACGCGGGGCTCATCGGGGCCGCCTTCGCCGCGGCGAATACCATCCCCGCATGACGACCGCCCCCGCCTCGCCCGCCGCACCAGCGATCCCCGCCGATATGTCCGCCGCTCAGACCGACCTCCGCGCCGCCATCGCCGCCGACGCCGGGCGGCTAGCGGCCCTCCGCCGCGACATCCACGCCCACCCCGAGCTGGGCTTCGCCGAGCACCGCACCGCGGGCCTGATCGCGAAGGAGCTGGCCGACCTCGGCATCGAGCACAAGACGGGCATGGCACGCGGCACGGGCGTGCTGGGGTACCTGCCCGCGGCGACGCCAACGGCCACCACCATCGCCCTGCGGGCCGACATCGACGCCCTGCCCATCGAGGAACGCACCGGCAAGCCCTACGCCTCGACCAACCCCGGCGTCATGCACGCCTGCGGCCACGACGGCCACACCACCATCCTGCTGGGCGCCGCCCGCGCACTCGCCTCGTTGAG includes these proteins:
- a CDS encoding Nif3-like dinuclear metal center hexameric protein; the protein is MASVGDLMGGLEAIAPLRYAGAWDNVGLLVGARTHELAGPVVLTIDLSEAVLAEAVGLGASALLCYHPPIFRPIQRLTDETAMGRMLLEAVAAGMAVVSPHSSLDAAAGGMTDWLCEAISGSMEEGTIAGDVRALEPQLERPPTQEVKIVTFVPAKDADQLRNALASAGAGRIGAYSACSFAAEGVGTFLGGEGTSPAVGAAGTFERAPELRLEMVCSRKALAIAIETLRQFHPYEEPAIDLYELLPGPVRHAGAGRRLVLDRPASPAEIAERLKAFLGIPAVKVAAASGDAGEAVRVVGVCPGAGASLGEAAVAAGCELFVTGEMSHHEALGLLRRSCGVLLAGHTNTERGYLPRLRDRLAEAMPAAEFVVSMADAKPFAWM
- a CDS encoding GC-type dockerin domain-anchored protein, which translates into the protein MRIASMLAAGAIAGGSVLADEQVFYGDADGFGFGAPEVDGALWRDGLGGVFFTDYRDAGDIASAPMTDWWDAFGTQTWTFDYDPSGIDSANLHFYAAGYGDFTGPAEVFVEGTLLATLDFAGQFQTTHIIDLDVPTGLLDGSTSVEFRTPDGDGYIVDYARLDLIGDDCRVDLDGDGELTIFDFLEFQNLFDAGDPAADFDGDGSLTIFDFLEFQNEFDVGCG
- a CDS encoding ROK family protein, with product MSDAPGQSRLPASPALSPNQLLVGVDVGATGSRAGVVDAAGHVLGRAKRETPRDPADAARVVAEIVREACQAAGIAVPPRLGIGVPGPVARNAITAAVNLGWRDVPFARLAAEQLGVPCTLLNDVDAAARAEHQAGAAAGQSDVLAVWIGTGVGGGAILGNTPLAGACGVAAEIGHAVIDVHAPPDRRLVEHRCSRRAILGEIRLRVDRGGATALREVAPAAVADAYRAGDDLVAGVVDEAMDVLGAAVASACAILGTRFVVVGGALAEMLGPAVCDRVGRAANADAFPPGSDIDVRLSAFGDDAGLIGAAFAAANTIPA